Genomic segment of Dactylococcopsis salina PCC 8305:
TTTGTTTAGTTAATGCTTGAACACGAGCAATTGCATCATGTGGGCTCCTACCTGGTCGGAAACCATAGGAAGAAGGTTCAAACATTGCCTCCCAATGAGGTTCGAGAGCTTCCTTTACTACCGCTTGTCGAATGCGGTCTGTCACGATTGGGATGCCTAAAGGTCGCTTTTTACCATTCGATTTAGGAATCTGAATCCGTCGGGTGGGTGACGCTATGGGGTCGTTTAAGACTTGCAACTCACACACAAGTTCCCACCTTTCTTCCGGAGTCAGGGCAATTCTACCGTCCACGCCTGCCGTCCTTTTGCCTTGATTCTCTTGAGTACATCGCCTTACAGCTACAACCAGATTGGAGAAAGACTTAAGTAACAGCTTTTGTAGATTTCTGACTTTCTTGATATCGCCGTTACGGGTAGCTCTGAATATCCGTCGCCTTAGATTCCGAACCATACGGTAAGCCTTCCGCCAGTTGATGGCGTGCCAGCATTCCGCATGATTATCAAGAGTTACGTTTGTTATGAATAACATCTAACTTTTCCTACATGAATTTGGTCACTTCGCTTAAGAACTCAGAGAGTTCACTTTGTGGCTAAGTCTGCTTCCCTTTCAGGTAGGGCAAATTTTGAACCCTTATCCGCCAAGTTATATACCCCGCAGGGTTTTCCTCTTGCTTTCATGTTCCTGCTTGAACCAAGTCTAATTATCGGTTATCCGAAATCAGGTTATCAGACAAGGAACTGCACGGAATCAGCAGACGGCATTCGCTTCTTAACCTATCCTTTACCCACTGAGGAATTATGCCTTCCTTACGGTCAGCTTACTGGTGAACCAGACCTCATTGGGCTTACCACGTTTCACATTTGAGAGATGCGCTCAACTTAGGTGGTGTTCTATCCGCCGAGGGTGTATGATGTGCTAGCCTATCCAGAAAACGTGGATAAACCTTTGAGACTCCAACAAGAGGGGAGACCCCTTACCGTTGCCCTTGACAACCCCATACTTGCTCTCGCTTTCGTGGCTAATCAACCCTGTTTAACTACTCGCTTGGCACTTAACCTTAACTTGCAGGGACTTACATAACGACGGCTCCTCGAACACTTTACTTTCGTTCACCATATTGAACTTTCCCTAGCACCTGTTCCCTTTCTGGCGAGTCATACTCAAGATATGGTTACATTTAACTCCCTGCTTTCCACCCTGCCGTTACCAGCAACGCAGTTGGGAGCGGGAATACCCATGCACACTTGGGTAGAGTCTTTCTGAGGGACTCACTCTCGAAATGCAACATCGTGTCGCACGTTTTCTCTGTAATTATAACAAAGCCCTTCCCTAGACTCGTAACAGGGGTAACAATTCTGATTTTCAATTTTTAAATAGATCGCATTCAATCACCGTTAACCAATTACTCCTGATTTAAATACTTCTGATAACCCATCTCGTCTAATTTTTTCTGCTTTGCCATTACTGATTGTTCTAATTTTTGCCGATAATCCTCCATTTTTTCTGCTAATTCTAAATTAAATGTCGCGAGAATTTGTAGAGCTAATAATCCTGCATTTTTAGCATTATTAATGGCAACGGTTGCTACAGGAATTCCCCCTGGCATTTGCACAATTGAATAAAGAGAATCAACGCCTTGTAAATTGCTGGTTTTTACAGGAACACCAATCACAGGAAGGGTGGTTAAAGATGCAACCATTCCTGGTAAATGAGCCGCCCCGCCAGCACCAGCAATGATTACTTTTAAACCTCTTTCTCTGGCAGTTTTGGCATAGTTGACCATTCTTTCTGGAGTGCGATGAGCAGAGACAATGGCGACTTCGTAGGGGATGGAAAATTCTTCACACTGCTCGATCGCGCTTTCCATTACGGGTAAATCGGAATCACTCCCCATAATAATCCCAATTAATGGCGTTTTTTCTGACATTTCTTATTAGTTATTGAGATCGGCAATGTTAACTTAACAGTTCTTAATTCTATCACTAAATCTAGCTGGGTTGAGATGAGATTGAGGTTAGATCAAGTTCGATCGAGCAATGATAAAACGTAGGTTGGGTAGAGACGTGCCATGGCACGTCTCCACGCGAAACCCAACACCAATTATAAGTAATCGCTACAGCCTGAGATTATACCGTTTTGGAAAAGTCAGGTTATAGTTGATCCCCCCAAACCCCCCTTATTAAGGGGGGCTTCATTGATCGTTAATGTAGCGCCAATTGTTCACCCATGGTATTAAAATTAGCGATCGCATAATTCCTCGATCTGATTCCGTTGACAGGGGAGAGATGCGGTTAAGACTGCTGCTCCTTCTGAGGTGGCTAAAACATCATCTTCAATGCGAATCCCTCGCACATCGGAAAATCGATCGAGTTGCTCCCAATTAATTATTTCTCCATATTTTTCTCTGGTTGACTTATCATTGAGAATAGCTGGAACTTGATAAAATCCAGGTTCAATGGTGACAGTCATTCCTGTTTGTAACGCTCGATCGAGCCGTAAGTTTCCTAAACCAAATCTTTCACTGCGTTGTCTTCCTGGTGCGTATCCTGCTAAGTCTCCTAAGTCTTCCATATCATGGACATCTAACCCTAATAAATGCCCCACGCCATGAGGGAAAAATAGTGAATGAGCATCCATCGCCAGTAAGTCAGAGACATTCCCCTGTAAAATTCCCAGATTCACTAATCCTTCTGTGATCACTTGGGCGGCTTGCCAGTGGATGTCTTTATATTCAACGCCAGGGGCGACGTTTTCAATACAAGCATCATGGGCGGCTAAAACCAGATCATAAATGTCTCGCTGCGTGGGGGAAAATTGACCATTGACAGGAAAGGTGCGAGTAATATCGGAAGCCCAACCGCCGACACTTTCTGCTCCCACATCGGCTAAAACTAAGTCTCCAGATTCCAAAGTATGGGAATAACTTTCATTGTGTAAGACTTCCCCATGAACCGTGACAATGCTACCGTAAGCACAAGTGAGATTATGCGCCATTATAACTTGTTCTATGGCAGAACGAACTTCGGCTTCGGTTTTCCCTGGTTGCGCGGCTTTCATTCCCGCTTGGTGAGCTTTTATGGAAACTGAGGCGGCTTGTTTAATTTGCTCGATCGCGCTTTCATCGTGAGATAATCGTAACGTGATGATTGCTTGGATTAATGCTAAATCTTTTCCTGTTGCTTCACTGGGTTGAGGAATATTTCGCTCCAAACATTGACATTGTTGTTGATAAATTCCCACATCAGAAATAGGAATTGTCGCGGCTTCCCCTGTGTAGTTTTTTAACTCGGAATAGGGATAAGCGAGATCAGCCCCAATGGTAGCAGCAATTTGATCACGACTTGGTTTTTCTCCTCCCCATAAAATGCTTTCTGGTGAAGGATTATCCATAAACAAGGTTAATTTTCCGCTGTCTAATTCAATCACTGCATTTTCGAGATTTAAACCTGCAAAATACAGGAAATGACTACTGGCACGAAAGAGAAAAGTATTGGCGGGAAAGTTGCGAGATGGCGCACAACCTGACCACAGTAAGGCTTTTTCTGAGAAGGTTTCTGCTAGTTTTTGACGACGCTGTTTTAAGGTGGCTTGAAAACTGTTATTATCAGGTAAGTTCATTTTTCTGTGATTTCTCTTGGTGTTTACTTTAATGATAAACTATTCAATTATATCAATTCTTATTTGAATCAAGAATCGCTTCTGGATGCTGACATGAAACAATCTAAATGGCTGGGACTGGGTTTAATTTCGTTTCTTACTGTTTTACTGTTTTCGGCAGTTTTTCCGAGTAAAACTATTGCTGATATTGATGATTTATCGATCGCAAATGTGGAAGTTTCTTCTCAAACAGCAGTGGTAACATTTACTTTACCCATTGAGTTTATCTCCTTTGTTGATGATAATAAAAACGGTGAAATCGAATCGATCGAGGTAGAGAACAACCAAGAACAATTAGAGGATTTCATGCGCGATCGATTTCGTCTTTCTAACCAAGATGATAACTTAAACGCTCTCACAGTTCAACCGTCTTCTAAGTTAGTGATTCCTCCCAATTCTCAAATTACGACAGCGACTCACACAACCATCATTTTAAATTATTCTTGGCAGCAACCTCTAGAAACCCTTAACATCAAATATAATCTTTTTCCCACACAATTAGGAAGGGGAGTGCCAGGTTTACCCACCGCTCATTGTTTGGCGACCATTCGTTGGCAAAATGAGATTAAAACGCAAGTTTTTACCTTTACAAATAAACAGTTCGCGATTCCGTTAAACTTTCAAGAAACGAATCTTGCTTTTCCCTTTCTCAAAGAAACAACAGGCGGATTATTTGCAATTTTTGGGGCGTTAATTTGGGGAAGTTTTCATGGGCTATCTCCTGGACATGGTAAAACAATGGTTAGTGCTTATTTAGTGGGAACAAAAGCCAGCTTAAAACAAGCGATCGTGTTAGGATTAACAACAACGGTCACTCATACAATTGGCGTGTTTATTTTCGGTTTAATTGCTTGGTTTGCGTCTCAATATATTCTACCCGAACAATTATCTCCCTGGTTAAGTTTGATCTCAGGAATGATGATTTTATTGATTGGTTTAAGTTTAATTCGTCAACGGATGAAAGGGTTACGTCATCATCACCATCACCCCCATGATCATCATCATCACGAGGTTTCTGTTGCGTCTTGGCGAGATATTTTTGCGTTAGGAATTTCTGGGGGATTAGTGCCTTGTCCCGCAGCAACTGTGTTATTATTAAGCACGATCGCGCTGGGAGAAATTGCTTATGGTTTAATGTTAGTTTTTATTTTTAGTTTGGGATTAACCGTAACTTTAACGGGTTTAGGAATTATATTTATTTACGGAAAAAAACAGTTTCAAAAATTGCCACAGGGACAAATTTGGCTACAGAAAACTCCTATTCTCGGCGCGATCGCAATGACAATTATTGGTGTTGGGATTACCAGTAATGCGCTTTTAACGATTCTTTAATTCTAGTCTTTTTTCTATTCCCCCCCAATCATCGGGGGTTAGGGGGGATTATTCATTTCCCTCAAACTTAGCTGTTGGGTTTCGCTACTGGTATTTTCCCCCAAACTTGGGGGTTAGGGGGCTAACTTCCTCTTGTTGGGTTTCGCTACCCTCCACCCAACCTACGCTACTGGTATTTTCCCCCAAACTTGGGGGTTAGGGGGCTAACTTCCTCTTGTTGGGTTTCGTTACCCTCCACCCAACCTACGCTACTGGTATTTTCCCCCAAACTTGGGGGTTAGGGGGCTAACTTCCTCTTGTTGGGTTTCGTTACCCTCCACCCAACCTACGCTACTGGTATTTTCCCCCAAACTTGGGGGTTAGGGGGCTAACTTCCTCTTGTTGGGTTTCGCTACCCTCCACCCAACCTACGCTACTGGTATTTTCCCCCAAACTTGGGGGTTAGGGGGCTAACTTCCTCTTGTTGGGTTTCGTTACCCTCCACCCAACCTACGCTACTGGTATTTTCCCCCAAACTTGGGGGTTAGGGGGCTAACTTCCTCTTGTTGGGTTTCGCTACCCTCCACCCAACCTACGCTACTGGCTTTTCCCCCAAACTTGGGGGTTAGGGGGCTAACTTCCTCTTGTTGGGTTTCGCTACCCTCCACCCAACCTACGCTACTGGCTTTTCCCCCAAACTTGGGGGTTAGGGGGCTAACTTCCTCTTGTTGGGTTTCGCTACCCTCCACCCAACCTACGCTACTGGTATTTTCCCCCAAACTTGGGGGTTAAGGGGCTAACTTCCTCTTGTTGGGTTTCGTTACCCTCCACCCAACCTACGCTACTGGTATTTTCCCCCAAACTTGGGGGTTAGGGGGCTAACTTCCTCTTGTTGGGTTTCGCTACCCTCCACCCAACCTACGCTACTGGTATTTTCCCCCAAACTTGGGGGTTAAGGGGCTAACTTCCTCTTGTTGGGTTTCGTTACCCTCCACCCAACCTACGCTACTGGTATTTTCCCCCAAACTTGGGGGTTAGGGGGCTAACTTCCTCTTGTTGGGTTTCGTTACCCTCCACCCAACCTACGCTACTGGTATTTTCCCCCAAACTTGGGGGTTAGGGGGCTAACTTCCTCTTGTTGGGTTTCGCTACCCTCCACCCAACCTACGCTACTGGTATTTTCCCCCAAACTTGGGGGTTAAGGGGCTAACTTCCTCTTGTTGGGTTTCGTTACCCTCCACCCAACCTACGCTACTGGTATTTTCCCCCAAACTTGGGGGTTAGGGGGCTAACTTCCTCTTGTTGGGTTTCGTTACCCTCCACCCAACCTACTAGGGGGCTAACCGAATCGTTGTTGTAAGATAAACTCAGCGATCGCCAAATCTACTTTTGTCGTTAACTTTAAGTTCGTTTCTTCTCCTTCCACAATTGTCACAGGAAGCTGACATCTCTCAAATAAAGCCGCATCGTCTGTCACTTCCCAACCCAAAACTTTTCCTTGACGATGACAAGACTTGAGCAATTCCACTTGAAACCCTTGAGGCGTTTGTGCTGCCCACATTTGACGACGATCGGGGGTATCTTTCACCTCGCCGTTATCATCAACAATTTTAATGGTATCTTTAACGGGAACGGCGGCAATTAACCCCTGACAAGTCATTAAAGCCTCGCTACACCGATCGAACAACTCCTTAGTCACCAAACATCTCGCCCCATCATGGATTAACACCTGTTTTGCCGTTTCGGGAAGTGCCTCTAGCCCCTGATAAACGGACTCCTGACGAGTTTTTCCCCCTTGAACCAAGCAAACGGGGGTTTTTAAGTTTAATTCCTCTAAAATCGCCTTAAAATCGGGGAAATCAATTTCTTGACCAACAATTGCGATCCATTTGATGCTAGTTGAAGCCTCGGCGGCTAACAATGTCCAAGCCAACAGGGGCTTTC
This window contains:
- the purE gene encoding 5-(carboxyamino)imidazole ribonucleotide mutase yields the protein MSEKTPLIGIIMGSDSDLPVMESAIEQCEEFSIPYEVAIVSAHRTPERMVNYAKTARERGLKVIIAGAGGAAHLPGMVASLTTLPVIGVPVKTSNLQGVDSLYSIVQMPGGIPVATVAINNAKNAGLLALQILATFNLELAEKMEDYRQKLEQSVMAKQKKLDEMGYQKYLNQE
- a CDS encoding aminopeptidase P family protein produces the protein MNLPDNNSFQATLKQRRQKLAETFSEKALLWSGCAPSRNFPANTFLFRASSHFLYFAGLNLENAVIELDSGKLTLFMDNPSPESILWGGEKPSRDQIAATIGADLAYPYSELKNYTGEAATIPISDVGIYQQQCQCLERNIPQPSEATGKDLALIQAIITLRLSHDESAIEQIKQAASVSIKAHQAGMKAAQPGKTEAEVRSAIEQVIMAHNLTCAYGSIVTVHGEVLHNESYSHTLESGDLVLADVGAESVGGWASDITRTFPVNGQFSPTQRDIYDLVLAAHDACIENVAPGVEYKDIHWQAAQVITEGLVNLGILQGNVSDLLAMDAHSLFFPHGVGHLLGLDVHDMEDLGDLAGYAPGRQRSERFGLGNLRLDRALQTGMTVTIEPGFYQVPAILNDKSTREKYGEIINWEQLDRFSDVRGIRIEDDVLATSEGAAVLTASLPCQRNQIEELCDR
- a CDS encoding nickel/cobalt transporter, which produces MNQESLLDADMKQSKWLGLGLISFLTVLLFSAVFPSKTIADIDDLSIANVEVSSQTAVVTFTLPIEFISFVDDNKNGEIESIEVENNQEQLEDFMRDRFRLSNQDDNLNALTVQPSSKLVIPPNSQITTATHTTIILNYSWQQPLETLNIKYNLFPTQLGRGVPGLPTAHCLATIRWQNEIKTQVFTFTNKQFAIPLNFQETNLAFPFLKETTGGLFAIFGALIWGSFHGLSPGHGKTMVSAYLVGTKASLKQAIVLGLTTTVTHTIGVFIFGLIAWFASQYILPEQLSPWLSLISGMMILLIGLSLIRQRMKGLRHHHHHPHDHHHHEVSVASWRDIFALGISGGLVPCPAATVLLLSTIALGEIAYGLMLVFIFSLGLTVTLTGLGIIFIYGKKQFQKLPQGQIWLQKTPILGAIAMTIIGVGITSNALLTIL
- the ispD gene encoding 2-C-methyl-D-erythritol 4-phosphate cytidylyltransferase — its product is MHLLIPAAGRGQRMGSDRNKLLLPLLGKPLLAWTLLAAEASTSIKWIAIVGQEIDFPDFKAILEELNLKTPVCLVQGGKTRQESVYQGLEALPETAKQVLIHDGARCLVTKELFDRCSEALMTCQGLIAAVPVKDTIKIVDDNGEVKDTPDRRQMWAAQTPQGFQVELLKSCHRQGKVLGWEVTDDAALFERCQLPVTIVEGEETNLKLTTKVDLAIAEFILQQRFG